The following are encoded in a window of Harmonia axyridis chromosome 7, icHarAxyr1.1, whole genome shotgun sequence genomic DNA:
- the LOC123685119 gene encoding ubiquitin thioesterase otubain-like — protein sequence MGDEAKNSSTTTEDAPQFNQDELIMAQQRQIEKEISETIPLVGNLENILSLEHEYSHDAVYQEKIRNLSLKYGNIRRTRPDGNCFFRAFSFAYIEKLLDNKEEFDSFYKRAEKSKDVLVELGFQQFTVEDFYDTYMDVLRRVREIENLDEAKVELLNLFNDQGYSDYMVVYLRLLTSGQLQKEKDFYSCFIEGHRTVEDFCHQEVEPMYKESDHIHIIAACAALETGVRVVYMDRGVGKAVTEHDLPEGCVPFVHLLYRPGHYDILYPV from the exons ATGGGCGACGAAGCAAAAAATTCCTCAACTACTACAGAAGATGCTCCTCAATTTAATCAAGATGAGTTGATAATGGCTCAGCAAAGacaaatagaaaaagaa ATTTCAGAGACTATACCTTTAGTAGGTAATTTAGAAAACATCCTTTCATTAGAACACGAGTATTCACATGATGCTgtttatcaagaaaaaataagaaatttgtcTCTTAAATATGGAAACATCAGAAGAACTAGGCCTGATGGCAACTGTTTCTTTAGGGCTTTCAGTTTTgcttatattgaaaaactattagataataaagaagaatttGACTCCTTTTACAAACGAGCTGAAAAAAGCAAAGATGTTCTGGTTGAGCTTGGTTTCCAACAATTTACAGTTGAAGATTTTTATGACACT TATATGGACGTTTTACGGAGAGTACGAGAAATAGAAAATCTGGATGAAGCTAAAGTAGAGCTATTGAATCTATTCAATGATCAAGGATATTCAGATTATATGGTAGTTTATTTACGATTGCTTACAAGTGGTCAGTTGCAAAAGGAAAAAGACTTTTATAGCTGTTTCATTGAAGGTCACAGAACA GTAGAGGATTTCTGCCATCAAGAAGTTGAACCTATGTATAAAGAAAGTGATCATATCCACATCATAGCAGCTTGTGCTGCTTTAGAAACTGGTGTACGCGTTGTTTATATGGATAGAGGTGTTGGAAAAGCCGTTACAGAACATGACCTTCCCGAAGGTTGTGTTCCATTTGTTCATCTTCTGTATCGTCCAGGACATTATGATATTTTGTATCCTGtttaa
- the LOC123685118 gene encoding heparanase-like, with the protein MALKLWFSFSILLGVYDFGSTHMLFFDEYEPIISKIDTKFLSLGLDTSVIQNGFKKFNMSNPKLIKMISHLSPANLRVGGNMADRLIFVPSKDDSKHNLKYSEQNPESSDEYCNYVSTQNFSMYGQDWLMLNNLTRKTNLDMVFDLNALRRLSNDSWDSRNAEVLINFSNKYGLNLDWQLGNEPNSFRHKFNYEELASDFLKLKKILKKYKRYGSSLLIGPDTTRPDISHKESMKYLEEFLAKGKFAIDVISWHQYYFNGRTANQSNFLDPVIFDILKWQIDVVKFIQKKTNSTSKEIWLGETASAWGGGSPKYSDKFIACFIWLDKLGTAAKNGIDVVVRQSIFNGHYALISDTYEPNPDYWISILFKKLVGTRVISCFNSTGSRVRLYCHCSNNKAQENGFPSITVYGMNMQNTTAKIHIIGLDRDPRTSLKVVSYTISSKGSLLGKNIYLNDKLLKLTSTNDVPHFQPKIVDAKPYVVIPPFSIVFWIIPIKSQICN; encoded by the exons atggcTTTGAAACTATGGTTTTCCTTCTCTATACTATTGGGTGTTTATGATTTTGGTTCCACTCATATGctattttttgatgaatatgaACCAATAATTTCCAAGATAGATACAAAATTTTTGAGTCTTGGACTTGATACCTCCGTAATTCAAAATGGATTCAAGAAATTTAATATGTC GAAtccaaaattgataaaaatgataTCACATTTGTCACCAGCTAATTTGAGAGTTGGTGGAAATATGGCAGATCGTTTGATTTTTGTGCCGAGCAAAGATGATTCAAAacacaatttgaaatattcagagCAAAATCCAGAATCCTCTGATGAATACTGTAATTATGTCTCAACACAGAATTTTTCTATGTATG gtCAGGACTGGCTAATGTTGAATAATTTGacaagaaaaacaaatttagATATGGTTTTCGACTTGAATGCCTTGAGAAGATTATCAAATGACTCATGGGATTCAAGAAATGCTGAAGTTCTcataaatttttccaataaatacGGACTCAATTTGGATTGGCAACTTGGAAATG aacCCAATTCATTCCGACATAAATTCAACTATGAAGAACTAGCTTCTGATTTTCTCAAGCTCAAGAAAATCCTGAAAAAATACAAGAGGTATGGAAGCTCTCTTCTTATTGGTCCTGATACTACTAGGCCTGATATTTCACACAAAGAGAGCATGAAATATTTGGAAGAATTTTTGGCAAAGGGCAAATTTGCTATTGATGTTATTAGTTGGCACCA ATATTATTTCAATGGAAGAACAGCAAACCAATCAAACTTTCTCGATCCTGTTATCTTTGATATTCTGAAATGGCAGATCGATGTTGTaaaatttattcagaaaaagACTAATTCGACATCTAAAGAGATTTGGTTAG GCGAGACTGCATCAGCATGGGGTGGGGGTTCCCCCAAGTACTCTGACAAATTCATTGCATGTTTCATATGGTTGGACAAACTTGGAACAGCAGCTAAAAACGGAATAGATGTTGTAGTTCGCCAATCTATTTTTAATGGACATTATGCCCTCATCTCTGACACTTATGAACCAAATCCT GACTATTGGATCAGCATTCTCTTCAAGAAATTAGTTGGGACTCGAGTCATCTCTTGTTTCAATTCAACTGGTAGTAGAGTCAGGCTTTACTGTCACTGTTCTAATAATAAAGCTCAAGAAAATGGTTTTCCTTCTATAACAG tttATGGCATGAATATGCAGAATACAACTGCCAAAATTCATATTATAGGATTGGATAGAGATCCCAGAACATCACTAAAAGTAGTTTCTTATACTATTTCCAGCAAAGGATCACTATTGGGAAA AAATATCTATTTGAATGATAAATTGCTGAAACTCACATCCACTAATGATGTACCACACTTCCAGCCTAAAATAGTGGATGCGAAACCATATGTGGTCATTCCTccattttcaatagttttttggATTATACCTATAAAAAGTCAAATTTGTAATTAA